The following nucleotide sequence is from Oreochromis niloticus isolate F11D_XX linkage group LG9, O_niloticus_UMD_NMBU, whole genome shotgun sequence.
TTATATTGACAAAACTGAGAATCCATAGCAGTTCAAACTGCATGTATGTAATATACTGTTCTTTAGTGTTAATATATTTGTGATGTGAAACCACAGATTCTCCTTGGAGGCCCAATATTACAATCCCAGGTGATCTGAAGGAGAAGAAGTCTGTCACTATaacctgctcagctctcactccCTGTCCACACTCCCCTCCTCAACTCACCTGGAATCTCCAACAAGACTCTCACaacaaaacagaggaaaacacagatgGAAGCTTTACAACTAAAATCCAGCAGACCATCACTCTGTCagacacacatgatggaaagaagatcagctgctctgccagaTATCCTGTGAACCAAGGAAAAGACACcaagacagcagagacagaagagACTCTCAGTGTTTCATGTAAGACAATCAGAGTTTGTTGTTGGATCCTGTCAACATATCATTTGATTTATTTGGAAGTCAGCTGTTTGGAATGAATAATGGTGATTTCTGTGATTATCTTTTTCTCCAGATGCTCCTAAAGACACCTCAGCATCCATCAGTCCATCAGGTTTGGTGTCAGCAGGCAGCTGGGTGAAGCTGACCTGCTCCAGCAGAGCCAAACCTCCAGTCAGCAGCTTCACCTGGTTCAAGAAGAGCAGAGATGGAGCTGTGAAAGTATCTGAAGGAGAGATTTACAGCTTCAATGTAACAGATGGAggagtttattactgtgtggCCACTAATGATCTGGGTAATCAGACATCAGCAGAGATTAATGTGACTGTTCGAGGTAAAGTTACTCATCAGTTATtattaaatatctttttttttttccaaattttcTTTGTGATAAAGTTTATGAGCGAGAagaaaaagtaatcggatttaTAACAGACTGAATTTTATTTCATGAAATCAAGATTGTACTTCACCCTTCACAGTGTGTTGGTTCAGCCttgaaatgttaaaaagaaaagtgtgtTCCTGCAGCAGCTTTAACACTGTTGTTTAAAAGTAATGGTTTTCCTCAATTCAGTTCACCTTAAATGGTCTCATTTACTATTAAACATTTATTCTGTCAATTCATacagttttctttgttctgaAATTTTCTTGCATTGTAGAATACTGATTGGTGTCTACACTATAGTGAAGACTGTGGGAATCATAACGCTTGTTCTCACACTGATCATCTTTGAGTGGTGACAGTCAGAGTTTGATCTATGGGATAATCTTTTTTCTCCAGATGCTCCTAAAGACACCTCAGCATCCATCAGTCCATCAGGTTTGGTGTCAGCAGGCAGCTGGGTGAACCTGACCTGCTCCAGCAGAGCCAAACCTCCAGTCAGCAGCTTCACCTGGTTCAAGAAGAGCAGAGATGGAGCTGTGAATGTATCTGAAGGAGAGATTTACAGCTTCAATGTAACAGATGGAggagtttattactgtgtggCCACTAATGATCTGGGTAATCAGACATCAGCAGAGATTAACGTGACTGTTGGAGGTAAAGTTACTCAtcagttattttaaaaattgcattttcctttttttctagttttcttTGTGATATCCTTTatgagagaggagaaaaagaagttTGCTTTATAAGATACAgaattatattttataaaaatcAAGGTTGTACTTCATCCTTCAGAGTGCATTAATTGAGCTTTTAAACGTTAAAGGTACAAGTTTTTTCCTGCAACATCCTTTACACTGTtgtttaaaagtaaatatttcCATCACTTTGATTCATTTTAAATGGTCTCATTTACTATTAAACATTTATTCTGTCACTTCAAACAGTTTTCTTTGCTCTAATTTCTTGCATTACAGAAATCTAGTTGGTGTCTACACTATAGTGAAGACTGTGGAAATCATAATGCTTGTGAGCACAATGATCAGTGTGAGTGGTGACAGTCAGAGTTTGATCTATGGGTTATTCTTTTTTCTCCAGATGCTCCTAAAAACACCTCAGCATCCATCAGTCCATCAGGTTTGGTGTCAGCAGGCAGCTGGGTGAAGCTGACCTGCTCCAGCAGAGCCAAACCTCCAGTCAGCAGCTTCACCTGGTTCAAGAAGAGCAGAGATGGAGCTGTGAAAGTATCTGAAGGAGAGATTTACAGCTTCAATGTAACAGATGGAggagtttattactgtgtggCCACTAATGATCTGGGTAATCAGACATCAGCAGAGGTTAATGTGACTGTTGGAGGTAAAATTAGGTCAAAGCCACTGACGTGTTGTatgctcttttcttcttcttttctttaggTACCGTTGTCTTctctttgtttatttctttttttcttaacagagctgtacaaaatgtaaaattaatcCTTATGGTGATGTGGCATCTTTTTAACTCATGTGTTTTTTCATATTGATCTTGTTTTTCAGGAGAGCAGAATGGCAGCTCCTTTCTAACATGGCTACTTCTTGGAGGAATCCTTGGATTCATCTTACTCGTCTGCCTTATTATCTTTGTTTGGTAAATACTACATCACAGCAGAAAATATGATCTGTTACTTTCACTGACATGGTAGCTACACATGAAAGATATGCGTTTACTCACACATATATTTAACCCAAAACAGAGGACAGTTAAGTCATATTTAA
It contains:
- the LOC109203614 gene encoding B-cell receptor CD22-like produces the protein MKMVTVSILLTVFFVAGALADYPDWIALYMTAPKKLEALSGSCLQIPCNFSTKDEQTFNRARKIFGVWIKNNADFGKYPNNVIFNSNGAVSIYPMSITGNLSQRDCTTLFSNLTTNYTDTYFFRVEREPFKATAQHDPLQITVKDSPWRPNITIPGDLKEKKSVTITCSALTPCPHSPPQLTWNLQQDSHNKTEENTDGSFTTKIQQTITLSDTHDGKKISCSARYPVNQGKDTKTAETEETLSVSYAPKDTSASISPSGLVSAGSWVNLTCSSRAKPPVSSFTWFKKSRDGAVNVSEGEIYSFNVTDGGVYYCVATNDLGNQTSAEINVTVGDAPKNTSASISPSGLVSAGSWVKLTCSSRAKPPVSSFTWFKKSRDGAVKVSEGEIYSFNVTDGGVYYCVATNDLGNQTSAEVNVTVGGEQNGSSFLTWLLLGGILGFILLVCLIIFVCRNLRKVNEEPASKSEGEEENIHYGEISFSVLRYEASSDSVQYRGQQQDTVYAQVKVKKPENRERAHGQEEMYAQVKKKVTLH